One window of the Lepeophtheirus salmonis chromosome 7, UVic_Lsal_1.4, whole genome shotgun sequence genome contains the following:
- the LOC121122182 gene encoding solute carrier family 35 member G1, whose product MDRLSLKRHEEESSRSHQETSFSKKQKFADEESVYESSLDKIRKNLMYHFMQRFFIEESELSINGKQQSNGLNIGNLLNMGRNSTDGYTRLETEEDVQGSNGGGQVVLDSNAPLKWMTKRQFVQKPTRYNALESLGRDSEDEEIFEKSFKGAKLKEIKLNSSSSSSGPSSPDDENDPMKKKKKSKKSSEDPSGKFIGIFLAAISGLFFTLCSVTVKLLARIDPSEVLVFRAVIQLVLTLPLVLCSGNSILGPKGVRVLVYLQGVIGCLTVTCIFIGFARLPVGDAATIIFCSPIFVMIFSHILLREHCGLFRVVVISMLFMGVVLIAKPPFLHKLIFSDQDNSMGQDQGHEYDMVGYGAALGGTILTASNFVCMRKLRDVHFSVLIFAFSVMSCVMSSCIVPLVGSFVLPETIEEWVYAVLVGVFGLLGQSLLALALKYETAGVVSVTRSMDIAVAYVIQIVWFGDIPLWTSILGAFVVILAVFTMAMETAFLHILETTFGSYGWC is encoded by the exons ATGGATCGATTGAGCTTGAAACGTCATGAAGAAGAAAGTTCAAGGAGTCATCAGGAGACTTCCTTtagcaaaaaacaaaagtttgcTGATGAAGAATCCGTATATGAATCCTCGTTGGATAAAATACGTAAAAACCTTATGTACCATTTCATGCAGAGATTTTTCATCGAGGAGTCCGAGCTCTCTATAAATGGGAAGCAACAAAGTAATGGATTAAACATTGGAAATCTTCTTAATATGGGTAGAAATTCAACTGACGGTTATACTCGGCTAGAAACAGAGGAAGACGTCCAAGGATCTAATGGTGGTGGTCAG GTGGTCTTGGATTCCAATGCACCACTCAAGTGGATGACTAAGAggcaatttgtacaaaaaccAACTCGCTATAATGCTCTTGAGTCATTGGGGCGAGACTCTGAAGATgaggaaatttttgaaaagagtttTAAGGgagcaaaattaaaagaaataaagttgaattctTCCTCTTCCTCATCCGGACCCTCAAGTCCGGATGATGAAAATGATCccatgaagaaaaagaagaaaagtaagAAGAGTTCAGAGGATCCTTCTGGAAAGTTCATTGGGATTTTCTTAGCAGCAATTAGTGgcttattttttacactttgcTCTGTAACTGTCAAGTTACTGGCTAGAATAGATCCATCTGAGGTGCTCGTCTTTAGAGCTGTTATACAGTTGGTCCTAACACTTCCCCTTGTACTCTGTAGTGGGAATTCTATTTTGGGTCCCAAAGGAGTGAGGGTATTAGTTTATTTGCAA GGTGTGATCGGATGTTTGACTGTCACATGTATCTTCATTGGATTTGCTCGACTCCCTGTTGGGGATGCAGCCACCATTATATTTTGCTCACCTATTTTCGTAATGATATTTTCTCATATACTATTAAGAGAGCATTGCGGTTTATTTCGTGTGGTCGTAATTTCAATGTTATTTATGGGTGTAGTCCTCATTGCAAAGCCTCCCTTTCTCCATAAACTTATCTTCTCAGATCAAGACAATTCCATGGGACAG GATCAAGGGCATGAATACGATATGGTTGGATATGGAGCTGCTCTAGGAGGAACTATCCTTACGGCATCAAATTTTGTTTGCATGAGAAAACTGAGAGATGTTCATTTCTCCGTTTTGATATTTGCATTTAGTGTTATGTCCTGTGTTATGAGCTCTTGCATCGTCCCTTTGGTTGGTTCCTTTGTTCTACCAGAAACGATTGAAGAATGGGTTTATGCAGTGCTTGTAGGAGTATTTGGCCTACTTGGACAATCACTTCTTGCTTTAGCTCTTAA atatgaaaCGGCTGGAGTTGTATCCGTTACACGGAGTATGGATATAGCAGTGGCATATGTCATACAAATAGTTTGGTTTGGAGACATTCCACTTTGGACGAGTATACTGGGTGCGTTCGTAGTTATTTTAGCAGTCTTTACAATGGCCATGGAAACTGCGTTTCTACATATTCTTGAAACAACATTTGGTTCCTATGGCTGGTGCtag